Proteins encoded by one window of Streptomyces sp. ALI-76-A:
- a CDS encoding toll/interleukin-1 receptor domain-containing protein, with translation MTTPQSPGERSRGTRQRVFISHGSKDSHYSWLVCDDIREALSKAGYEVFLDRRSLHPQDDWRRQIGRQLESCHAAVFVIAERALDREWVRREAEILRHRHDICGIFLLVVLLDDLQPEDLEAAGLGVLNIKQALKFGAQAEAEPTRIAEDVVEEFAELPALPGEDEPMRLWAERLSAKLGRSADPGLLEDAAKLLGLEERDARRARGFNGARFLARSLLNAGLGDNVPRAVFHLNAALGSTGRSLAQEMAPTWVNEEAARCFIPDEKADEGRVLLLHASIRQTADHHIGRAMRRDVTRYVSAALNVLRPDEAEATALVEDELRAALRARMAIPDDGEWGVPVPGQHVYLVVPVESRACRRRLAAVVGEIRRHAPWLHVVALMDGGPPDEGAPARWGVEDAVVVRPALNGTQEERGHLRVHELYEAVDSQYEVPERWRTTCR, from the coding sequence GTGACAACACCGCAGAGTCCGGGGGAACGCTCGCGCGGAACACGGCAACGTGTCTTCATCAGCCACGGCTCCAAGGACAGCCACTACAGCTGGCTCGTCTGCGACGACATCCGGGAAGCGCTGAGCAAGGCCGGATACGAGGTGTTCCTGGACCGCCGGTCCCTTCATCCCCAGGACGACTGGAGACGGCAGATCGGCCGTCAGCTGGAGAGCTGTCACGCGGCGGTGTTCGTCATCGCCGAAAGGGCTCTGGACCGGGAATGGGTGCGCCGGGAGGCCGAGATCCTGCGCCATCGCCACGACATCTGCGGCATCTTCCTCCTGGTGGTCCTGCTCGACGACCTCCAGCCGGAGGATCTCGAAGCGGCCGGTCTCGGTGTGCTGAACATCAAACAGGCCCTCAAGTTCGGAGCCCAGGCCGAGGCCGAGCCGACCCGGATCGCCGAGGACGTCGTGGAGGAGTTCGCCGAGCTGCCCGCCCTGCCGGGCGAGGACGAGCCCATGCGCCTGTGGGCGGAACGGCTCTCCGCGAAGCTCGGCCGTTCGGCGGACCCGGGCCTGCTCGAGGACGCCGCGAAACTGCTGGGGCTGGAGGAGCGGGACGCGCGCAGGGCACGCGGCTTCAACGGCGCGCGCTTCCTCGCCAGGTCCCTCCTCAACGCGGGCCTGGGAGACAACGTCCCCCGAGCCGTCTTCCACCTCAACGCAGCGCTCGGCTCCACTGGCCGCTCACTCGCCCAGGAGATGGCACCGACCTGGGTGAACGAGGAGGCCGCGCGGTGTTTCATCCCGGACGAGAAGGCGGACGAGGGCCGGGTCCTCCTGCTCCACGCCTCCATCAGGCAGACGGCGGACCATCACATAGGGCGTGCGATGCGCCGGGACGTCACCCGGTACGTCAGCGCGGCACTGAACGTACTCCGGCCGGACGAGGCGGAGGCCACCGCCCTCGTCGAGGACGAACTGCGGGCGGCTCTGCGAGCCAGGATGGCGATACCCGACGACGGGGAGTGGGGCGTCCCCGTCCCGGGACAGCACGTGTATCTGGTCGTCCCCGTCGAGTCACGCGCGTGCAGGCGCAGGCTCGCTGCCGTCGTGGGGGAGATCAGGCGCCACGCCCCCTGGCTCCATGTGGTCGCCCTGATGGACGGCGGACCGCCGGACGAGGGCGCGCCGGCGCGCTGGGGGGTGGAGGACGCCGTCGTGGTACGGCCCGCGCTGAACGGCACGCAGGAGGAGCGGGGCCACCTCCGCGTCCACGAACTGTACGAGGCCGTCGACAGCCAGTACGAGGTGCCCGAGCGCTGGAGGACCACGTGCCGATGA
- a CDS encoding MoxR family ATPase, with protein sequence MSEPDYGEIRTWGTTDRGDGSRYLMPEEGRLAVKVALATGRPLLLRGSPGCGKSSLAAHIAQQLDWRYYEHVVTYRTQATDLLWTFDTVRRLADAQAREGDAGLEDHKYVRPGPLWWAYGRDSALRRGLPGDGPPPGGTCPEPLARMNAGRKRDGAVVLIDEIDKADPDVPNGLLVPLGSAEFTVAETGDVIRMRRCTAPGPNPTRHLVVITTNDERELPQAFLRRCVVAALPSPGTDQLVAIAREHLRSRSPEGDWMELARAVADEVDKAREQARKDGVRAPSTAEYLDALYACLSLGIRSRDDERWQRLRDLVLVKHQQPGEGLSG encoded by the coding sequence ATGAGTGAACCCGACTACGGCGAGATCCGGACGTGGGGGACCACGGACCGCGGAGACGGCAGCCGGTATCTGATGCCCGAGGAGGGACGGCTCGCCGTGAAGGTGGCACTCGCCACCGGTCGGCCTCTGCTGTTGCGGGGCAGCCCGGGCTGCGGCAAGTCCTCACTCGCCGCTCACATCGCCCAGCAGCTCGACTGGCGCTACTACGAGCACGTCGTCACCTACCGCACCCAGGCCACCGATCTGCTGTGGACCTTCGACACGGTGCGGCGCCTCGCGGACGCACAGGCACGCGAGGGAGACGCCGGACTCGAAGACCACAAGTACGTCCGTCCTGGCCCGTTGTGGTGGGCGTACGGCAGGGACTCCGCTCTGCGGCGCGGTCTTCCCGGGGACGGTCCGCCTCCGGGCGGCACCTGTCCCGAGCCGCTGGCCAGAATGAACGCCGGGCGCAAGCGGGACGGCGCCGTCGTCCTCATCGACGAGATCGACAAGGCGGACCCGGACGTACCCAACGGGCTGCTGGTACCCCTCGGTTCGGCGGAGTTCACGGTGGCCGAGACCGGTGATGTCATCCGGATGCGCCGGTGCACGGCGCCGGGGCCCAATCCCACCCGTCACCTCGTCGTCATCACCACCAACGACGAGCGTGAGCTGCCGCAGGCGTTCCTGCGACGGTGCGTCGTCGCCGCGCTTCCCTCACCCGGGACGGATCAACTGGTCGCGATCGCGCGTGAGCACCTGAGGAGCAGATCACCGGAGGGTGACTGGATGGAACTGGCGCGCGCCGTGGCGGACGAGGTCGACAAGGCGAGGGAACAGGCCCGCAAGGACGGCGTGCGGGCGCCGAGCACGGCCGAGTACCTGGACGCGCTGTACGCGTGCCTGTCCCTCGGCATCCGGAGCCGGGACGACGAGCGCTGGCAGCGGTTGCGTGATCTGGTTCTGGTCAAGCACCAGCAACCCGGGGAGGGTCTGTCGGGGTGA